One Mycobacterium kubicae genomic window carries:
- the echA20 gene encoding (7aS)-7a-methyl-1,5-dioxo-2,3,5,6,7,7a-hexahydro-1H-indene-carboxyl-CoA hydrolase — protein sequence MTITSTTPEPGIVAVTVDYPPVNAIPSRGWFELADVVTAAGADPETHAVILRAEGRGFNAGVDIKEMQRTEGFTALIDANRGCFAAFRAVYECAVPVITAVNGFCVGGGIGLVGNSDVIVASDDAVFGLPEVERGALGAATHLSRLVPQHMMRRLFFTAATVDAATLHHFGSVHEVVPRAELDEAALRVARDIAAKDTRVIRAAKEALNLIDVQRVNSSYRMEQGFTFELNLAGVADEHRDAFAGTAKGKKD from the coding sequence TTGACGATCACGTCCACCACCCCGGAACCCGGCATAGTCGCCGTCACCGTCGACTACCCACCGGTCAACGCCATTCCGTCGCGCGGCTGGTTTGAACTGGCCGACGTCGTGACGGCGGCCGGCGCCGATCCCGAAACCCACGCGGTGATCCTGCGCGCCGAAGGCCGCGGCTTCAACGCCGGCGTGGACATCAAGGAAATGCAGCGCACCGAAGGCTTCACCGCGTTGATCGACGCCAACCGTGGCTGCTTCGCCGCGTTCCGGGCGGTCTACGAGTGCGCGGTGCCGGTGATCACCGCGGTCAACGGCTTCTGCGTCGGCGGCGGCATCGGCTTGGTGGGCAACTCCGACGTCATCGTGGCTTCCGACGACGCGGTTTTCGGGTTGCCGGAGGTGGAGCGCGGCGCGCTGGGGGCCGCAACTCATCTGTCCCGGCTGGTGCCGCAACACATGATGCGGCGGCTGTTTTTCACCGCCGCCACCGTCGATGCGGCCACTTTGCACCACTTTGGATCCGTGCACGAGGTGGTGCCTCGCGCGGAGCTTGACGAGGCCGCCCTGCGGGTGGCCCGCGACATCGCCGCCAAGGACACCCGGGTCATCCGCGCCGCCAAAGAAGCGCTCAACCTCATCGACGTGCAGCGGGTCAACTCGAGTTACCGCATGGAGCAAGGCTTTACCTTCGAGCTCAACCTAGCCGGGGTGGCCGACGAGCACCGGGACGCGTTCGCCGGTACGGCGAAGGGCAAGAAGGACTAG
- the ipdA gene encoding cholesterol ring-cleaving hydrolase subunit IpdA, which translates to MSDKRTTLDEAVSQLRSGMTIGIAGWGSRRKPMAFVRALLRSDITDLTVVTYGGPDLGLLCSAGKVKRVYYGFVSLDSPPFYDPWFAKARTSGAIEAREMDEGMLRCGLQAAAQRLPFLPIRAGLGSSVVDFWEGELATVTSPYPAPGGGHETLLAMPALRLDAAFAHLNLGDSQGNAAYTGIDPYFDDLFLMAAEKRFLSVERIVSTEELVKAVPPQALLINRMMVDAVVEAPGGAHFTTAAPDYGRDEKFQRHYAEAASTEEGWQQFMQTYLSGTEDDYQAAVRAFGEEAAR; encoded by the coding sequence ATGAGCGACAAGAGAACCACTCTCGACGAAGCCGTCTCGCAACTGCGCAGCGGCATGACCATCGGCATCGCGGGCTGGGGTTCACGACGCAAGCCGATGGCCTTCGTGCGGGCCCTGCTGCGCAGCGACATCACCGATTTGACCGTGGTCACCTATGGCGGACCCGACCTGGGTCTGCTGTGCTCGGCCGGCAAGGTCAAACGCGTCTACTACGGCTTCGTCTCGTTGGACTCCCCACCTTTCTACGACCCATGGTTCGCCAAGGCCCGCACCAGCGGCGCCATCGAAGCGCGAGAGATGGACGAAGGCATGTTGCGCTGCGGATTACAAGCCGCCGCACAACGATTGCCGTTTCTGCCCATTCGCGCCGGGCTGGGCAGCTCGGTCGTCGACTTCTGGGAGGGCGAGTTGGCCACGGTCACCAGCCCGTACCCGGCACCCGGTGGCGGACACGAGACACTGCTGGCCATGCCGGCGCTGCGCCTCGACGCCGCGTTCGCTCACCTGAATCTTGGTGACAGTCAAGGCAACGCGGCGTACACCGGCATCGACCCCTACTTCGACGATCTGTTCCTGATGGCCGCCGAGAAGCGGTTCCTGTCTGTGGAGCGCATCGTGTCGACCGAGGAGCTCGTCAAGGCGGTGCCGCCGCAGGCGCTGTTGATCAACCGCATGATGGTCGACGCGGTGGTGGAAGCTCCCGGCGGAGCCCATTTCACCACGGCCGCACCGGATTACGGCCGCGACGAGAAGTTCCAGCGACACTACGCCGAAGCGGCGTCAACCGAAGAGGGCTGGCAGCAGTTCATGCAGACATATCTGTCCGGCACCGAAGACGATTATCAGGCCGCGGTGCGCGCATTCGGCGAGGAGGCCGCCAGATGA